Proteins encoded together in one Paracidovorax wautersii window:
- a CDS encoding tripartite tricarboxylate transporter substrate binding protein, with protein MTRFHTTRRSVLQALGAGAAAFALPARAQWPDKPIKIIVTFPPGGGSDVVARLMAEQLAKKLGQPVVVDNKPGAGGTIGGALVAASPADGYTLMLSNTTPIALGPFTVEKQPYDPLTAFTHVASLGGAPLVVMASKPSGIKSFAEFEAAARKAGPMDFGSGGPGSVGHIHGELMKKALGINLVHVPYRGGAPMTTDLIANTIPIGIDVVTAYVPFFKSGQLVPLAVTGAQRSPLLPDVPSVTELNRPTLVLENFFGLSGPARLPSDITARLHAACNEVLVLPEVQKRLIDLGIVARPETTAAFEALVKAQVGTFEPAVKGAGIRL; from the coding sequence ATGACCCGCTTTCACACGACGCGCCGCAGCGTGCTCCAGGCCCTCGGCGCGGGCGCTGCGGCGTTCGCGCTGCCGGCGCGCGCGCAATGGCCTGACAAACCGATCAAGATCATCGTGACCTTTCCGCCCGGCGGGGGCAGCGACGTCGTCGCGCGGCTGATGGCCGAGCAGCTGGCGAAGAAGCTGGGGCAGCCGGTCGTGGTCGACAACAAGCCCGGGGCGGGCGGCACCATCGGCGGCGCCCTGGTTGCAGCCTCGCCGGCCGACGGCTACACCCTCATGCTGTCCAACACCACGCCGATCGCCCTGGGTCCGTTCACCGTCGAGAAGCAGCCCTACGATCCCCTGACCGCCTTCACGCACGTGGCCTCGCTGGGGGGCGCGCCGCTCGTGGTCATGGCCAGCAAGCCGTCGGGCATCAAGAGCTTTGCCGAGTTCGAAGCGGCGGCGCGCAAGGCCGGGCCGATGGACTTCGGTTCGGGCGGGCCCGGCTCCGTCGGCCACATCCACGGCGAGCTGATGAAGAAGGCGCTCGGGATCAACCTGGTGCACGTGCCGTACCGGGGCGGTGCACCCATGACCACCGACCTGATCGCCAACACGATCCCGATCGGCATCGACGTCGTCACCGCCTACGTGCCCTTCTTCAAGAGCGGCCAGCTGGTGCCGCTGGCCGTCACCGGCGCGCAGCGTTCGCCGCTACTGCCGGACGTTCCCTCCGTCACGGAACTGAACCGGCCCACGCTGGTGCTGGAGAATTTCTTCGGCCTGTCCGGCCCGGCCCGGCTCCCGTCCGACATCACGGCCCGGCTGCATGCCGCGTGCAACGAGGTGCTGGTGCTGCCCGAGGTCCAGAAACGCCTGATCGACCTCGGCATCGTCGCCCGGCCCGAGACCACGGCTGCGTTCGAAGCCCTCGTCAAGGCCCAGGTCGGCACCTTCGAGCCGGCGGTGAAAGGCGCCGGCATCCGGCTGTAG
- the queA gene encoding tRNA preQ1(34) S-adenosylmethionine ribosyltransferase-isomerase QueA gives MSTPARTFTLSDFDFELPPQLIAQHPAAERSASRLLDGRATDPVDRIFRELPDLLQPGDLLVFNDTRVVKARVFGEKSSGGKVELLIERVLVGGTGNEVVAHMKVSKKPQLGGVLHMAGGARAGGFDATLLSRWPDADGPLFRFALASADSASPHDLMERHGHMPLPPYIERQQQAGDDPDAAEDAQRYQTVFARAPGAVAAPTAALHFDDGVLARLAERGIERASVTLHVGAGTFQPVKTENLAEHRMHSEWYEVPLPTLAALERCRQRGGRVIAVGTTTVRTLESWAQSGQATGDTSIFITPGFAFQVVDLLLTNFHLPKSTLMMLVSALSGYEHVMGLYRHAIRQGYRFFSYGDAMLLERRG, from the coding sequence ATGTCGACCCCTGCCCGCACCTTCACGCTCAGCGACTTCGATTTCGAACTGCCCCCGCAGCTCATCGCCCAACACCCCGCCGCCGAACGCAGCGCCTCGCGCCTGCTCGACGGCCGCGCCACCGATCCGGTGGACCGCATCTTCCGCGAGCTGCCCGATCTGCTGCAGCCGGGCGACCTGCTGGTCTTCAACGACACGCGCGTGGTCAAGGCCCGGGTGTTCGGCGAGAAATCGAGCGGCGGCAAGGTGGAGCTGCTGATCGAGCGCGTGCTGGTCGGCGGCACCGGCAACGAGGTCGTGGCCCACATGAAGGTCAGCAAGAAGCCCCAGCTGGGCGGTGTGCTGCACATGGCCGGCGGCGCACGCGCCGGCGGCTTCGACGCCACGCTGCTGTCGCGCTGGCCCGATGCGGACGGCCCGCTGTTCCGCTTCGCCCTGGCCAGCGCCGACAGCGCCAGCCCCCACGATCTGATGGAGCGCCACGGCCACATGCCGCTGCCGCCCTACATCGAACGCCAGCAGCAGGCCGGCGACGATCCCGACGCCGCCGAGGACGCGCAGCGCTACCAGACCGTGTTCGCCCGCGCGCCCGGCGCCGTGGCCGCGCCCACGGCCGCCCTGCACTTCGACGACGGCGTGCTGGCCCGCCTGGCCGAGCGCGGCATCGAGCGCGCCAGCGTCACGCTGCATGTGGGCGCCGGCACCTTCCAGCCGGTCAAGACCGAGAACCTGGCCGAGCACCGCATGCACAGCGAGTGGTACGAAGTGCCCCTGCCCACGCTGGCCGCGCTGGAGCGCTGCCGCCAGCGCGGGGGCCGCGTGATCGCCGTGGGCACCACCACCGTGCGCACGCTGGAGTCGTGGGCGCAGAGCGGCCAGGCCACGGGCGACACCAGCATCTTCATCACCCCGGGCTTTGCCTTCCAGGTGGTGGACCTGCTGCTCACCAACTTCCACCTGCCCAAGAGCACGCTGATGATGCTGGTGAGCGCCCTCTCGGGCTACGAGCACGTCATGGGCCTGTACCGCCACGCCATCCGCCAGGGCTACCGCTTCTTCAGCTACGGCGACGCGATGCTGCTGGAACGGCGCGGCTGA
- a CDS encoding DMT family transporter: MQATAAATLAQRRRQGALAGIGLTVTACACFALLDTATKFVSAAVPLFMALWWRYLIQSVLTTAFVLHREGMGALRTTQPRFQALRAALFAATSLFGFFSIQHLPLAEFTAIVATTPLCVTLVAALWLHQPVSALRWALVAAGMAGTLAIIRPGGESFTWAMLLPLCLLVTGTGYQVLSSKMAGKESPATTQLYTGWLATALVSLGVPFAWTQIADPWLWGGLFVMGLTSALGHMFLLKAYARTTPATIAPFLYSQIGFAMLAGWLLYDHMPDGWSLAGMAAIAASGALSAWLTVRETR; the protein is encoded by the coding sequence ATGCAAGCCACCGCCGCCGCCACGCTGGCCCAGCGCCGGCGGCAAGGCGCGCTGGCCGGCATCGGCCTTACCGTGACGGCGTGCGCCTGCTTTGCCCTGCTGGACACCGCCACCAAGTTCGTCAGCGCGGCGGTGCCGCTGTTCATGGCGCTGTGGTGGCGCTACCTGATCCAGTCGGTGCTGACCACCGCCTTCGTGCTGCACCGCGAGGGCATGGGCGCCCTGCGCACCACGCAGCCGCGCTTCCAGGCGCTGCGCGCCGCGCTGTTCGCAGCCACCAGCCTGTTCGGGTTCTTCAGCATCCAGCACCTGCCGCTGGCCGAGTTCACCGCCATCGTGGCGACCACGCCGCTGTGCGTGACGCTGGTGGCCGCGCTGTGGCTGCACCAGCCCGTGAGCGCGCTGCGCTGGGCGCTGGTGGCCGCCGGCATGGCGGGCACGCTGGCCATCATCCGGCCCGGGGGCGAGTCCTTCACCTGGGCCATGCTGCTGCCGCTGTGCCTGCTGGTGACGGGCACCGGCTACCAGGTCCTCAGCAGCAAGATGGCCGGCAAGGAAAGCCCCGCCACCACGCAGCTCTACACGGGCTGGCTGGCGACGGCGCTGGTGTCGCTGGGCGTGCCGTTCGCGTGGACGCAGATCGCCGACCCGTGGCTATGGGGCGGCCTGTTCGTGATGGGGCTCACCAGCGCGCTGGGCCACATGTTCCTGCTGAAGGCGTATGCGCGCACCACGCCGGCCACGATCGCGCCGTTCCTGTACTCGCAGATCGGCTTTGCGATGCTGGCCGGCTGGCTGCTGTACGACCACATGCCGGACGGCTGGTCCCTGGCGGGCATGGCCGCCATCGCCGCCAGCGGCGCGCTGAGCGCGTGGCTCACGGTGCGTGAGACGCGCTAG